GCATGAGTGGAGTGAGTGAGAGGCTCGGTGTTGGTGGCTAGGGCGAGAATGTGGGTCACAGCTTGTATGCCTGATGCTGGCTGATGGTGAAGGTGAATGGGGCATATCTTCCCGACATTGGGTGTGTGGGGTTTGCCATTATAATTTGCTAGCAGACTTCAAGGTGGACTGTCTGGTGGGTAGGAAGCACTGGGTCCAGGCAGGGGTAGCAGATGGGCAGAGGGTCCATGCTAGTATTTAGGGGCATTTGTGAGTGTCATGGCTTaagcactgtaccagctactaggaaggtgaaaaaaacccctgttgcagctgaaaccaggacagtgaGCCTGGAGTGCTTATGAAACAAGCGTGTCAGTGTATGCATCTGTTTGCTGGTGAGCATCAAGCTGAACCAGACATCAAGTAGGAGATCCTTCAAAGTGGGCGAGAGGGTATGGGATCCATGCAAGTGTATTGGATGGACAGAGGAGCTGTACTGGTGCTTGATGGATCTTAATGTGTGTGTGCCCGTGACTGTAGAGAGTGGGGGTGTGTGGGTTTTAGAGAGACGTTCAATCCTGACCATCCAAAGAGGAGGAAACTGAATTATCTGTCTGTACTTCTGTTTTATGTGAGTCATGTATAGGTGGTGTTGAAGGCAGCACATTGTGTGTATCTGTCTGTTTCAATGTCCTGTGTGTGTCTCCAGGATGTATGCTCAGCTTTGCTTCTGGCTGAACCTGCAAACAGgatagcagcagcaggagtgttCACAGGCCTGCAGTGGAGACACCCAGGTCTCGAGGTGGGGTTCCAGCCTAGGGATAGGAGGAACCACTaagccacagagctgctgggggtGGTCACTTATGGCATCCCTTCAGAAGCATTGGGGCTATGCTAATGAGATAGAAGAGAATAATTTTGATGGGCTTTGTTTTAAAGGCTGTTGCTTGAACTGAAAAATCTGTCCTGTTTGTTCTGTGTGTTCTTCCTGCTGTGCTAGATTTGGACTTTGAGAATGAAGTGCATTcacttaacaaaaaaaaacaaacaaacaacccaatAAATccccaaacaagaaaaaaaacttgttAACAAACTGAATGAGATACTGTTGGATGATACTGACTAAAGTCACATTAAAAGTCCAGGTGTTTGGAGGAGACAATGCTAAAAACGCAAAGGAAAGCTAGGAGGAAGAGCCTGATTCAACATGAAGTTCATGGGTGTAGAACTAGAACAGGCCCATCCAATAACCATTTTTCTAATGCTCATCTGAAGCAGCAGACGGCTTTAGGACAGCAAAGCTAATAGGTGAAAGTGTGAAAATGCACTGTTGGAAATGGTGGAATGGAAATCGGCAAGGAGAAGTTACCAGTCTTTGTATTCTTAAAGTTGCTGCAACTACTGTGTGATTGACTGTCAATTTGAGATGTAGGTAATTTCTGACAAATTATCTCCTACATAACTGCTAAGAATTGTGGCAAGAAAACCCTTGTTTGCTGGCACTGCTGTGACAACTAAAATACAGATACAAACTGAGGAAAATGAGAGTTCTCGTTGTGTATGTACTCTTTCCTTTGGGCACATTTGGTTGATTCAGGCCATCTGTACAGATGCAGGTCTGCCAAGCTGCTCTAATATTTCTATGATATTGTATATCAAATGTACTGAATtagtttaaaatgcttttgggTAACTGAGACTGGCTGCTAAaaatttagaaagagaaatgtggGAGCAAAGTTGTGCTGGCCTGCGGCTGAACTTTTGTCCTTTCAGTTCTTGGAAGCTTATGTTTGCTGAACTCCATGTCCTGGAGAGGTAGGAAACAACCAAGATCAGAGTGACTGGCATTGAAATACATATGCTTGGTGTTTAGAGTTTTGGTCCAATTAAAGGAAGCTTTTAGTAGTGAGTAAGAATCTCTCATAACTGTTGTGCCTCAGTTACACTTGTTGCAGGGGAAGTTCAAACTCTCTAAAGAACCATTGCCAAACGTAGCAGCAAAAGAGGTTTTATTCAAGTATGATATTGTAAAAGTGAGGCTTAAGATAAGTCCCATGGCAAGGTTAAATTTATTGCTGTACAGAGGatataatagtaataattaaaaaataccagtGCAAGATCTTAATGCCCTATGATACAAGGTTATGCATTACAGCAGTCACTTACCAAAGATCTGCTGGTAGTAAGGGGTCTCTCAACCTCAAGGAGTAACCTTGAGAGGCATCCCAACTCAAGGGGTCATCACTGTGCAGCCAGCTGCTTAGTAGGGAGAGCTCGGAAAATACTTGCTCAGGCTGTCACATTTATGGAATAAAATGGTTGGCTTGTAGTCAAATTATATGCAATGGGAATGGTAAACATGAGACTACTTGTACCCACAACTTCATTTGTTCCTTGACAAATTAGTCTTGGAAGAACAACCTGCTATTCATGTGTTAATTGCATGGTTGGGTGTTCTGGTTTCCTAGCTTATACACATCAAAGCTCACCGTGTCACTGTGTTCCTGTGTGGGTTTTCAAAGagcaggttggaactagagaAGTTCTTGACCTGGTTGTGGCCTTGGCATTTACTTCCTTGGCAGGCTGAATCAAGCTATCACTATTTTGGTCAAGGAGTTGAGCACATCTGTCACACTCCACCATGTCACTACATTCTATCAACCTTATTGAATCATAGAGCTGGTAGTATGCTTACTTCTTGCCTCTATGTCATAAATATTCAACATACTGTAGATCAATGGTAAGGTATGCTTATTTGATGAGTTGCTTAGCTTAAGTGTTACTATTAATTCTAATTATATACTGTTGTGCAAACAATCAGTTTGATTGCATGTGTTTTACATATTGCTGTAGGAATGAAGTCTGAGGCCATGAGGTATATAATGAAGGGATTAATGTGGTCAAGATTCTAATGGAGTGATTGGTTGCTGATGAGGGTAATACTGGACAGAGGCTAGATGGCCTGCCACAGCAgggtggaagagggagagaTGCTAATGATTTATGGTTCTGTTCCACCCTAGTGCAAGACCCACCGCCCATGGGGTGCCTGACTGAGACTCTTATTGTCCCTCGTTTACATTTGATGGGACAACTTTGAACACGGCTTTAAGCTGGACTCCTGCACTTCCATCTCATTTCTATACCTGCAAAGACAACGAATCTTGAATGTGCCTTAGGAACGCCTACCTTATGCCCATGATAGAAAACTCCTATTACACCACATTGGTGTAGTGAACCAAATGTAAGTTATATCCTGACCCAGAAGGGTGGAAAGATCCTGGTGCAGCCACTGGATTGGCGTGGGGTGTTGCAGAATTGTTTGAATTTCGTGTGCACTCAAATCTGGTTAAATAAACTCACCTATCAAGTAGAAACTCCTGCTAGTGCTATTTGTGATTCTTTAGCTTTACTTAATTATCAGCTATAAGCCACTTCCAAAATGACCCCTGCAAAGTTCATACACCAACACGGAGTAAGTGGATATATCGATATCTCCCAAGAGGACTGCTGTATCCGTGTCCCAAATGTGACACATGAcctagaaaaacaaatagacGTTGTGAACAAAGTTGCAGAGGAAACCCATGAACTTTGGGAATCAATGTCCAGTAGTTGGTTGGGATGAATCTTCAATATGCTTAGTTTTGCTGTGACAGGATGGCTTCAAGACTTGATACAATATGCATTAATATTTGATTCTCATGGTTGGTATTGCTATATCATATATTTAAATCCTTGTGACCAAAAGCTATAACCTTACATGTCAGTATACTTCAAGGTTGCAGCCCCGAATCTGTACTGGTTGCATCTACCCTAGGTACAGAATGTTACCAAATGAAAGGTATGctaaaggaggagagagaacaaATTTTAAATTCCCTTATTGCTACTATAATGGAATTCTAGAATTGAAGGTAGTAGTCACAGGGTGGATAACGTAAGAATGAGGCCTGAGGCCATGAGATAAGTGGAGAAGGGATGAATGAGATCACGACCCTGATAGGGATGACTGGCTGCTGGTAAGGGTGCTATCAGATGGAGGCCATCTGGTGTGCCTCAGCAGGgtggaagaggaagagataCTAACATTTCATGGTTCTGTTCCAACCCTGCGCAAAACCCACAGCCCATGGGGTGCCTGGCTGACGCCTAACTGGCACCTGACAGAGACTACTGTTATCCCTCATTTACATATCAAAATACACCAAAGTGAGAAAGCGGCTTCCCTCCCGCACCATCTATGACCAGTAATTTGTCCACAGTCTCACCTCTACTTCTCTCAAAACTTAAATTTGGCGTTTAAACTCCTCCATGGCAGAGGATGAGAATACAAGCGCCCTGTGCAGACAAGTGAGGCttgttctctctcctccccaaagcagggacacctcttTAGTAAGATTTGTGTTTCCGACTACGTTGGATGATACCTGAGTGGAACTAAGCTTAATGAATTACCAATTGTCTCATAAtctccctctgttttccctgtttagGTGTTTTGTGGCTCCAGGTGTACAGACTTTAATGTTAAGTTACAGTGTTCAGTGAATGAAGTATTAAATCTTTGTAGGAATGTCTTACCCACTCCAATTGACCAAAAGCCTGTAAcaatttattctgtgttttaggcttaatttattttcctagagAAGTGCCTCTCAGAAGAAGTAATCAATAATAAACATTGccaataaaaaaattgaagtctTCCCTATCAGAAATCACAGAGTGATTCCAGGACATTACATAAGATAAAAGCCAGAGACATGCCTGAAACTATCTGATAGAGAAATCTAGGTGTAGGCATTTTAGTCACATGATAGATTTGTTGAGGAGCTGTGCTGTTACTCCTATGTTCAGTTGGGGTGTGTTGGAAGCataaaaacaatgaagaaaatgcaaaagttCAATGTGGGTGAGGGAGACCAGGGTAACAACATGGATATGCGGTGGTTTATCTTACTCTGGCACTGGGGAGGAATGTGAAGTGGGGCAGAAGCTATCAAGCAGTCCCGTTCTGCTTGATAACTGAAAACACACAACTGTCATCTATGCCATTACTCCTTGCAAAATCTTGCAAGAAATGATTACCAGCAACTGCTACCAAGTACAGCTGCTCTGTACAATGTGACCACAAGGAATGGATAGTTTGACCACAGTCCGACCCACCCACAGCACTCTGTGCAATAATAGTTGGTGAGGTATTAAGAAGACCCCGATTTTGTACCTAATGAGGAGGATGAGAATTTGATACCAAATCATAGGGACAGATGAACAGGTTGGTCCTACTTGCTGTCTCTTTTGTAATACTATCTGATAGAAAAGTCTAGGTGTAGGTGTTTTGGTCATATGATAGATCTGTTGAAGAGCTGTGCTGCTACTTCTGTGTTCATTGGGGATGTCTCTCCATTCTGTTTCTATGTGCTGTCAATCAGAAATGGGCAGTTGCCTGTTTAGTAGCTGCTGATGATTTCTGAGACTTGTGGTCTGGGTGAAAAGCAGGTGAAGGAGTGAAGCAGGCATGTGTAATGGATAGGAAACTAACAGAAGGTTAATCCTTGCTCATGACTGtgagaaacataaaaaaatatgtttttgatAAAGTGTATTCAGTAAAGTATATATTTATTATgactgtttttcagaaagaggcaggaaaatgtAAGTGTGCAGCTGTTCCATGAGCTCCACATTTGGCCAATGCTCTTGGCGCGGCCAACAGTGAGgtcatgagaaactgcatggcCACACAAATAAACAGTTacagatctggcataaagctggCTTTGTTTCCAAGAATATAAAAGCAGGATCCTCTTGTAGCCAAATCtgaagcctcacctatgggtcGACGCACCATGTAGGAATTTTCCCACTTACCTGAGACTCCCAGCATTGTctgcaatggggcttcccagctgatGTGTGGGCCTGGATAATGAGGATGAggtggtaattggtgatgtatttcttctcaaTTGTTGTTCTTTCTATGTcgtaatgatttgatgcattgctaattttcctctgtgctatacgtgtatgtgtgtgtatatatatctgaTTCACTTTactgtgcttgtttaataaactgttcATGTTATATGACTAGTGTGTGATCGTTTTGTTGAGTACCCTGCCTGTTTGCAAAACAGTATGTGTGAGGAATAGtcctttctttgtcttttggaGTCTTGTACTGATACTGAACTTCTCAGATGTTCTTCCTAATACAAGCACTTTCTGTCAAATACCACTTTTAAAAGTAGCATGTTTTGTCGTATTAAAGCTATGAAAAATTTTAAGGTTGTGATCACAGATACAAACTTAGTTTTCTCAATCCAGCTAGTAATGATGATGAACTAAGGTTGTATTTGTTACGGTCTTTGACAGTGAGAAGAATTAGGTTTTGTTCTTGGCTAAGTTGTGTGTTATATGTAGTCAAAGTTTCTCTGTATTTAGCAAGGACTTTACAATTATTACTAGTTGGCATCTTAGTCTTGTTGACATATCTCAGTCTTGTTTCTGGAAcacataaacattttaaatttcttcagCAGTTGCCTAATTCAGGGACATGATTGTTTTATCCCCTGattatttttcaggaaatacCCAGTGTAACATTATCAGTCTGAAATCTTTAGCTTGGATGCAAAAACCTGTTTTCTCATCTAAGGTTCCTGCCTGCATCACTATTTTAAGTATTGCCTTAATACTGTTTTTGATGGTTTTTTTGAATTTCATAATGCaactttgctttcctgttttcttttgttactgGTGTCCTTCGAGAGCAGAGATAGTAAAGAGTGAGGGAAGATGGAACTATCGTTGAATTTTGATAACACCTTGAAAATTATAACTTTGTAGGTCTTATAGGCTGGATCTGAGTGATGCTTCTAATTCCTAAGTTTGAAATAGGAGAGTCTTAAAAGCTAAAAGAGCCCTGAAAGATAGGAGCTTTGGGCTAACACCCTGCACAAAGTGAGTTTTTTGTTCTGTCCTTGGTGGGTTTGACCATACCGAGAGGAACTTACAAGGTGCAAATAGCATTCTTGCTCATAGTTTTGTCAtggcttttttgtgttttaccatttttgaagactgaaacagtgcttggattttaaaacattgtctCTAGCAACTTTCCAGAGGTCATTCAGAAGTAACGTGCTCAACAAGCTGTTGGGCTTGTTGGTAATCAGTATAAATTCTGGAATATAACACATGAAGAGTTAGAAGTTTGTGACTTTGTCACCTTCTGGAGGTACACTTACTGCAGTAGCAGAGGTGTGGATGTCGTCTTTGTGCTTCATACCTTCTGATGGCTGAGTAAGTTAATGTTACCAAACAGAATCAGGGGTGGTTTGCTTGAAGCTACCTATGCTGTTAACTAAAGTCAGAGTTGTGTTTCTCAAAAATTAATAACTGCCCACAGTGTCAGAGAAGAACAAATggcatgtaaaataaaaacaagtggGCCACATTATCAGAGATCTTTACTGTacccaaattaattttctccttttgttgaATTGGATACCAGAAAGGGACTctttgtcagggactgtagtgataggacaaggtaatgagttcaaactcaaacagggaaagttcaggttagatataaggaagaagctctttcctgtgagggtggtgaggcaatggaacaagttgcccaaagaagtggtggatgctccatccctgacagtgttcaaggccaggttggacagagccttgggtgacatggtctagtgtgaggtgtccctgcccatggtagggggtcagaactagatgatcttaaggtcctttccaacccaaaccattctgtgattctatttgAAGGTATAATTGAAGTCAGTTTTCTTGTCTGAAAACTGACCTGTATTATATTCTGTAGGTGGTTCTTATGCTCAGCCCTTAAGTATGTGCCAATGGAGTTGCTCTTCTAGCAATATAAGTTCAACACTTCTGTTCATAATGCATTCTAAATCACTTGGTAAGTGAAATAAGTTTTGATCAAAAGATTAAGGCTTGATTATTTATTAgtctttctatattttttttattagcatttcGGTTTTTGGCtggaagaaatcaagaaaagaTGGACTGGAATATAAGGCCACTCCAGAATGCTGATGCAAAGAACCACCTGCAAAGTGAAGAGACATGTTACAATCAGTTGCTTTCTAATACACATGCTTTTCCTCAGACAAATGTCTGTTCCTCTAACAACGCATGCACTTATGCCGGAAATAACCAAGTAGCGTATCAGCCAACTAGCAATGCTGCCTTCCTTCTTGTAAATGCCGAAGGATTCAAAACTTCAGATCAGGCCTTACCAGGAGCATCTATCTCAGTTGATCGATGTCCACCGTTCTGCATACCAGTAACTCAGAAACCTCCCAATCCAACACCACGTCTGTGGGCGGAGGTGACTCAGACTTCTTTACCAAAGTCTGATGCCTACTTGTATTCCCACAGAAATTTACCTCCCATGTCTTCTGAAAGCAACGCTGGAAATAATGTGAGGAATGTACATTGGGAATTTCAGTATGTCGCCACAAACAGCTATGCTGTGCAGCCACAAATACCACAACATAATTCTGTGAGAACTACAACGTTATATCAAAGTAACATTAATTCCCAGAATAATTCTGTGTCTCTTGGTACCTCTGGGCAACATGTCCAAAACCAAATATATCATCCCAACACTCAGTTTAAAGTTTTACACTCTCTGAATCAAAATACTGAACCAAATGTGCAGCTGCTACACTATCGACCAAGTCAGATAGGATCAGAAGTTCCTAGTGGATGTTCTGCACCATCTTTGTTGCCTGCCAATTGTGATTCAAGTGCTGCAGCACAATCTTCAATAGGTGTACCACAGGCAGTTCAAAATGTGCCTAATGGATACAGCCGTAGCCAACTGCAGCGCCCATCAGATCcaaaaaatgtttctggttttaacaGTGGTCAGCAACACTGTCAGAAACAGCAATCTGGAGATGTCAGTCAGTCAGTTAGGAATGTCTGTAATTCAGGTGGAAACATGACAGCAAGTCAGCCTTTTAATGAAATGTCTGTACCATCCCATGACATTTCCAAAGAACTGTGTAGTGCTATGCAAGAAATGGAAACTTTGTATTCAGTGTCTGCTTCAAAGCCACTGAGTGATCCTGCTTCAGTTCAAGAAAGCCAGACTAATAGTTTAATGAATGGGCCTGTTAATTCTCAAATTTTTTCATCTGCAGCACATGGAAGAACAACTGCAAAGGACAGACTAGCTCGGGAAGCTCAAAAACttcttactattaaaaaaaaatgtgtccTGCTTGAAAGGATACATCAGTATAAAAGAAAACTCTTAGCAGCTTCAGAACGTGACAAAAGTATTCCCCCATTTCCTCCTCCAAGTTATCATGATACTCTTCATAATTTTCTTCCATGGGTGCCCAACCCAAATGTACCACCTTCCCCATCTGAAACAACAAGGACAGAGTGTCCAATGCTTAACTCTTCACTTGAAGAAAGAAACGACAAAAATGCAGCCAATGCTGACAACAGGGCATTACAGGTGGCTCAAAGTAACCCTCAGGTAGAGCAGGGAAGCCTTTCATCAAGCTCCACTTCTATTCCTTCTCAGAGCAAACTCTCAGCTCAATTAAATAATCCTGACAGCACTCCTGTCTCAAAACTAAGGGACCCGTACGCCTTGGCCTCTTCTCAAAAAGCTGTGGCATCTTTGAACAATGCTTCGTGTTCCAGTCAGGTGGATAATTCTATCAAAACTGCACCAAAGAAAGTGCCAGCTAACTCCAAGAACTCATCATTTCTTCAGTTTGTACTGAGCAGCACAAATGTATTGAAAGAGGAGATAGCTGGTGCTACTGCTGATAAAATACTGACTAGTCTCCTGTGTAGTGAAAACACACTGCTAGATACATCTGTCTCAGGTGAAAGCTTACTAAAAGACACTAATGCGAAGGTAGAAAGTTTGAAAGGTGAGCAGGCATTTATGGTTCGCATGAGTGATACAGGAATGATTCCTATATCAGAAACAACCAAATCTGGTGAAGCTAAATTGCAGAGTGATGtagatcagaaaaaaacaccacttACTGGAAATGCATCTTTTAAACAGAGCAATTATAGTTACTCTGTGGAAGAGCTGACTACATGCCTGGGCTTGTTGAGAAAGCATCCGTCGGAGTCTGTAAGGGTGCAAAATAGCCAGTCAAATGAAAGCCCCACAGCAAATCAGATTTCACCTTAcagccaaaacacaaaaaatagagaacaaaaTAATGTTCTGGTTAGTACAGATGAAGCAACTTTGCCTGTAACAACAGCTTCTGTAGGACAAAAACCTGATACTCTAAGTAGCAATTTGATAAAAGGTTTTGAACCCCAAGTTGCAGTTGTCTCACCTTTAGTACTCTCTGAGCAGAGAACACAGAGTGAGCAGGCAGACAAATGTCCAACATCTGCAGGTAAAACCTGTCCAGTGGCTAACTCAGGAAGCACATGTAGCTTgcaagaagaggagaaaaatggcttaAATTTTTCTAGTAAAATCTTTCAAGAAGATGTAGGAGACCATAAAGACAAGCAAGCTGTGTTAAAGACAGGCAATAAATCCACAGCTGTGTTGGAAGAACGGATGTTTTGTATTTCTAGTGTATGTTCTCTTGTTGAAGGTAATACATTTTATAATCCACAAATAGCAAGTATCTTCAGGTCAGTCCCTGAGACACAAGCATTAAATGGTACCTCGTCAGAAGGAAATGAATCTGACCCAAGACAAAAGGAGCAACAGCTGGACTTGTATAGAAATGAGCTAAGCAGTAACGCTGTCCAAGGAGAGACCTTGCCACAAAAGATGTTGGAAGACTCATCAAGCTGCATAAGTAAAGCAGTTAAGACTTTAGATGGTGTTACAGCTAGTCatttggagaaagaaagcagTGGCAATCCTCCTAAAACAATTTctacctcaggaaaaaaaatgtcattcagTGCATCTTTCAAGCATCCTGAAAATGACTTGGAAATTCTTGCTAGTATAAACCAGGAGTTAGCTAAAAATTCACTGGATTTCTCAATCAGTGTAGCTGCTGAAACAAATGCGATCACTGTTCCAAGAGacaacaataaagaaaattacatgTCCAGTGGAAATAGTACAGTAGAAGAGATGAACCTTTTTGGAGCAGAGCCTATTAAATATCTAAACAATCAGCTGTCTGAACTAGTGAAAGAGTTTCCATATGGCATTGAAGGTGGTGATGTGCTGACAAAAGAACCAGTAAAAAATGATTCTGTGGCTGAGCGGATAAAGAACCAACCTCAAAAAGAGAATCAAATTTGTGACAAGAATTCTCATTTGAAGGACCCAGTAGATCAGATAAAAATTGTAGTGTTGAGCTCTAATCAGAAACAAGAACTGTTTCCTGAACACAACCTGAATTCCTCTAGTGATGGCAAGGGAGTGATGAGTCAACAGTCAGAAAAAGCTTCAGCTGAGAAGAACCTTGAAGGCAGTATTCAGCCTGGTCAGAGTCTatgtgagaaggaaaacaaaacagaaaaaatttccaagcccaggaaaaaaaaaaacgacTGTTCTTTAATGGGTTGGCTATCTGAAGCACCTAAAATACCACCGAGCCCTTGTAAATTTGAAATGTGTGGTTCAGAGAAAGATGATCAACTTTCGAAAGCTGAAAATGCTAGCTCTGTAGAGGGACAAGAAAATGACAGCCAATCTGATGCTATAATGAAGGACATCTCTGCAGAGGGAAACCtgccattttctgaaaaaatcccaaacagtgttagcaaaaatgaaaaagatacttGCAAATCCACCTCTGTAATGAACAAAAATGCGAGGCTAAAGGTGGATAATGAATACAAACCACTTACaacacaacaggaaaaaattgGACCACTTACTTCCTCTGAAAACCAGGAAGTTGATAAagttaaaagcagcagctggaaggaagAGCTGCAAATCAACAGAGGAACCCCATTGTTAGGCAACGAATTTAATTCTGACACAAAAGAACATCAGACAGCCTCAGAAGAGTTGTCGGAGAAAAAAGCTGGTCGTACGGATGATGATAACACAACAAAGTCATCCAGAAAGAGAGTTTTCAAA
The window above is part of the Strigops habroptila isolate Jane chromosome 3, bStrHab1.2.pri, whole genome shotgun sequence genome. Proteins encoded here:
- the RESF1 gene encoding retroelement silencing factor 1 isoform X3, producing MDWNIRPLQNADAKNHLQSEETCYNQLLSNTHAFPQTNVCSSNNACTYAGNNQVAYQPTSNAAFLLVNAEGFKTSDQALPGASISVDRCPPFCIPVTQKPPNPTPRLWAEVTQTSLPKSDAYLYSHRNLPPMSSESNAGNNVRNVHWEFQYVATNSYAVQPQIPQHNSVRTTTLYQSNINSQNNSVSLGTSGQHVQNQIYHPNTQFKVLHSLNQNTEPNVQLLHYRPSQIGSEVPSGCSAPSLLPANCDSSAAAQSSIGVPQAVQNVPNGYSRSQLQRPSDPKNVSGFNSGQQHCQKQQSGDVSQSVRNVCNSGGNMTASQPFNEMSVPSHDISKELCSAMQEMETLYSVSASKPLSDPASVQESQTNSLMNGPVNSQIFSSAAHGRTTAKDRLAREAQKLLTIKKKCVLLERIHQYKRKLLAASERDKSIPPFPPPSYHDTLHNFLPWVPNPNVPPSPSETTRTECPMLNSSLEERNDKNAANADNRALQVAQSNPQVEQGSLSSSSTSIPSQSKLSAQLNNPDSTPVSKLRDPYALASSQKAVASLNNASCSSQVDNSIKTAPKKVPANSKNSSFLQFVLSSTNVLKEEIAGATADKILTSLLCSENTLLDTSVSGESLLKDTNAKVESLKGEQAFMVRMSDTGMIPISETTKSGEAKLQSDVDQKKTPLTGNASFKQSNYSYSVEELTTCLGLLRKHPSESVRVQNSQSNESPTANQISPYSQNTKNREQNNVLVSTDEATLPVTTASVGQKPDTLSSNLIKGFEPQVAVVSPLVLSEQRTQSEQADKCPTSAGKTCPVANSGSTCSLQEEEKNGLNFSSKIFQEDVGDHKDKQAVLKTGNKSTAVLEERMFCISSVCSLVEGNTFYNPQIASIFRSVPETQALNGTSSEGNESDPRQKEQQLDLYRNELSSNAVQGETLPQKMLEDSSSCISKAVKTLDGVTASHLEKESSGNPPKTISTSGKKMSFSASFKHPENDLEILASINQELAKNSLDFSISVAAETNAITVPRDNNKENYMSSGNSTVEEMNLFGAEPIKYLNNQLSELVKEFPYGIEGGDVLTKEPVKNDSVAERIKNQPQKENQICDKNSHLKDPVDQIKIVVLSSNQKQELFPEHNLNSSSDGKGVMSQQSEKASAEKNLEGSIQPGQSLCEKENKTEKISKPRKKKNDCSLMGWLSEAPKIPPSPCKFEMCGSEKDDQLSKAENASSVEGQENDSQSDAIMKDISAEGNLPFSEKIPNSVSKNEKDTCKSTSVMNKNARLKVDNEYKPLTTQQEKIGPLTSSENQEVDKVKSSSWKEELQINRGTPLLGNEFNSDTKEHQTASEELSEKKAGRTDDDNTTKSSRKRVFKMESLSKDKTKTHLAMKSSTDIHKFTKSETVEIKHAEINRGQKIKSSDENTDEEQNCRKRKQEQLYKRKRKQNMVGNRDPKKTKVEEERLKQSEAKKSKQLSHNRMISTDKAKKLNGENVWKPKSSLADCSALKRQRKRARSSTISKNYFSTKERHLDGQNKDKCCEKMFPDKNVLYLNRRNNRLKMHLQKEPKKHYLNRVAFRRTTQERIYLTKLETSPVRPTWHLKHKVSQNKNSSAKRDASVSEAEKSCKLELLEFKLYPEILLRSPTTDEERLAAKNSLEREKAIVAGVKSKREDWLKCDPVKQKKLEEISTAEGSIPLDTAIQILDGDGEALHSPVKDSKEMFQTYRKIYLEKKMQKP
- the RESF1 gene encoding retroelement silencing factor 1 isoform X1 is translated as MDWNIRPLQNADAKNHLQSEETCYNQLLSNTHAFPQTNVCSSNNACTYAGNNQVAYQPTSNAAFLLVNAEGFKTSDQALPGASISVDRCPPFCIPVTQKPPNPTPRLWAEVTQTSLPKSDAYLYSHRNLPPMSSESNAGNNVRNVHWEFQYVATNSYAVQPQIPQHNSVRTTTLYQSNINSQNNSVSLGTSGQHVQNQIYHPNTQFKVLHSLNQNTEPNVQLLHYRPSQIGSEVPSGCSAPSLLPANCDSSAAAQSSIGVPQAVQNVPNGYSRSQLQRPSDPKNVSGFNSGQQHCQKQQSGDVSQSVRNVCNSGGNMTASQPFNEMSVPSHDISKELCSAMQEMETLYSVSASKPLSDPASVQESQTNSLMNGPVNSQIFSSAAHGRTTAKDRLAREAQKLLTIKKKCVLLERIHQYKRKLLAASERDKSIPPFPPPSYHDTLHNFLPWVPNPNVPPSPSETTRTECPMLNSSLEERNDKNAANADNRALQVAQSNPQVEQGSLSSSSTSIPSQSKLSAQLNNPDSTPVSKLRDPYALASSQKAVASLNNASCSSQVDNSIKTAPKKVPANSKNSSFLQFVLSSTNVLKEEIAGATADKILTSLLCSENTLLDTSVSGESLLKDTNAKVESLKGEQAFMVRMSDTGMIPISETTKSGEAKLQSDVDQKKTPLTGNASFKQSNYSYSVEELTTCLGLLRKHPSESVRVQNSQSNESPTANQISPYSQNTKNREQNNVLVSTDEATLPVTTASVGQKPDTLSSNLIKGFEPQVAVVSPLVLSEQRTQSEQADKCPTSAGKTCPVANSGSTCSLQEEEKNGLNFSSKIFQEDVGDHKDKQAVLKTGNKSTAVLEERMFCISSVCSLVEGNTFYNPQIASIFRSVPETQALNGTSSEGNESDPRQKEQQLDLYRNELSSNAVQGETLPQKMLEDSSSCISKAVKTLDGVTASHLEKESSGNPPKTISTSGKKMSFSASFKHPENDLEILASINQELAKNSLDFSISVAAETNAITVPRDNNKENYMSSGNSTVEEMNLFGAEPIKYLNNQLSELVKEFPYGIEGGDVLTKEPVKNDSVAERIKNQPQKENQICDKNSHLKDPVDQIKIVVLSSNQKQELFPEHNLNSSSDGKGVMSQQSEKASAEKNLEGSIQPGQSLCEKENKTEKISKPRKKKNDCSLMGWLSEAPKIPPSPCKFEMCGSEKDDQLSKAENASSVEGQENDSQSDAIMKDISAEGNLPFSEKIPNSVSKNEKDTCKSTSVMNKNARLKVDNEYKPLTTQQEKIGPLTSSENQEVDKVKSSSWKEELQINRGTPLLGNEFNSDTKEHQTASEELSEKKAGRTDDDNTTKSSRKRVFKMESLSKDKTKTHLAMKSSTDIHKFTKSETVEIKHAEINRGQKIKSSDENTDEEQNCRKRKQIVGQDVGINIKENAKLSAEVKHKKLNSSCADAVKLPNFGSVDVRSPKYSQHKSMKVLPSQEQLYKRKRKQNMVGNRDPKKTKVEEERLKQSEAKKSKQLSHNRMISTDKAKKLNGENVWKPKSSLADCSALKRQRKRARSSTISKNYFSTKERHLDGQNKDKCCEKMFPDKNVLYLNRRNNRLKMHLQKEPKKHYLNRVAFRRTTQERIYLTKLETSPVRPTWHLKHKVSQNKNSSAKRDASVSEAEKSCKLELLEFKLYPEILLRSPTTDEERLAAKNSLEREKAIVAGVKSKREDWLKCDPVKQKKLEEISTAEGSIPLDTAIQILDGDGEALHSPVKDSKEMFQTYRKIYLEKKMQKP